TTTTCCTTAAATGTATACGGCGGATCTGTCGTAACTGAAAAATAAGAGGTTCTGCTATCACTCAAAAATGAAATACTATGGTATATTGGTGTATTATAAGATGTTAGGTCTGTATGTACACATAAAACTTGCTGTACGCGTCCATCTTGTGAAACATTTACGGTTCTTGATTGATGCATAATAGTTTTATACCCACCATTCTTGTGCTTTAATCTGAATAAATAAACTACTTTATATAAAGGGATGTCTTCGGTAGGAATATGATTCATTAAAAAGTCGAAGCCTACTTTTTCTTTTTCGTGGTACTTTTCAAGATCTTCAGGGTGTAAAATTTTAAAGAAGTATTGTAAATTCATTTCTTCTGGTAGTATTCCTAAAACATTTTCAATATTACCTTTTAATATTTCAAAGGTTAAGTTGTTGAAATTAAAAATAAAGTAATAACAAGCGCCTGGAGAGAACACAGATGCAATTTGTTCTGCAACTTTTACAACATTGGTTTCAGAATTAGGAGACTTAATCCCATTTTTAGTATTCCAAACTTGTATAACCTCTTTTTAAGGTACTTTCATAATAATTAAGTTATATAAAACCTTCTTTAATACAAGTAGAAATTAAATCGGAGGTATTTTTGCAGTGAGACTTTTTCAAAATATTCTTTTTATGACAATTAACGGTTTGTATAGAAATAAATAATAATGTTGCAATTTGTTTAGTCGATTTTCCCTGTAAAATTAGGTTAACAACTTCCTTTTCGCGTTTGGTAAAAAGTTCTTTAAAACTGTTTTGTATTAATGTTAATTCAGTTTCTGTATCTAAAGCATAATAAGATGGGCATTCTTGACTTATAAAAGATATTTTATGGTCTATGACTGGGTTAAGATGAGTAATATCGTTATGCACACAAATGGTTTGAAATACCTTACCGTCTTCTGACACAGTAAAGGCTTTAGATTGATGTAAAATGGTTCGATAAGAGCCATCTGCATGCCTTAATCTCATAAGGTATACTGTTTTATATTTGGTAATATCTTCTTTTGGTATTTTATTCAATTTAAAGGAGAGCGAAGTACGTTCCTTTTGATGCATTTTGTCTAAATCATCCGGATGCATCAAGCTTAAGAATTTTTCTAAATTCATTTTCTCAGGACTTATACCTAAAACATCACAAACACCTTCACTTACATAATCTATATCTGCAATATCAAAATTCATAATGAGGTAATAAAAAGAGCTGTGAGAAAATAAACGCGCTAACTCATTCACTATTTGCTTTATATCTTGACGTTTTCCTGGAAGAAGAATTTTGTTTTGAGCTTTCCAAACGCTCATAACTTTATCAATGCCTTTTTTTTTTGTCATTTAAATAATTCCTTGCATTAAACATTGGCTAATAAGCTCTGAAGTACATTTGCACTTCGATTTTTTCATGATATTTTTTTTATGAGTGTTTACGGTATGAACTGATATACATAAAGTATCTGCAATATTTTTTGAAGTTTCGCCTAAGGCCATTT
This genomic stretch from Flavobacteriaceae bacterium GSB9 harbors:
- a CDS encoding LuxR C-terminal-related transcriptional regulator, whose amino-acid sequence is MFSPGACYYFIFNFNNLTFEILKGNIENVLGILPEEMNLQYFFKILHPEDLEKYHEKEKVGFDFLMNHIPTEDIPLYKVVYLFRLKHKNGGYKTIMHQSRTVNVSQDGRVQQVLCVHTDLTSYNTPIYHSISFLSDSRTSYFSVTTDPPYTFKENVNQFKFTKREKEIILEMTKGKTPTEIANTINIALSTVNTHKRNI
- a CDS encoding LuxR C-terminal-related transcriptional regulator, yielding MTKKKGIDKVMSVWKAQNKILLPGKRQDIKQIVNELARLFSHSSFYYLIMNFDIADIDYVSEGVCDVLGISPEKMNLEKFLSLMHPDDLDKMHQKERTSLSFKLNKIPKEDITKYKTVYLMRLRHADGSYRTILHQSKAFTVSEDGKVFQTICVHNDITHLNPVIDHKISFISQECPSYYALDTETELTLIQNSFKELFTKREKEVVNLILQGKSTKQIATLLFISIQTVNCHKKNILKKSHCKNTSDLISTCIKEGFI